In the Campylobacter sp. RM6914 genome, one interval contains:
- a CDS encoding helix-hairpin-helix domain-containing protein, which produces MKLSFKSTLLSLALLATQAFAVINLNTATKDELMSLNGIGESKAEAIIEYRKANKFNSIEDIKNISGIGDKTYENLKDDISVSGKTTVQPKVKEIKDKSAKKTKELKEDINNKTGKTKDNASKKGSEIKDIKSSAKDKVKEKAKEEISK; this is translated from the coding sequence ATGAAACTATCTTTTAAATCAACTCTACTATCTTTAGCGCTACTAGCTACTCAGGCATTTGCCGTTATAAATTTAAATACGGCCACCAAAGATGAACTAATGAGTTTAAACGGTATAGGCGAGAGTAAGGCCGAGGCTATTATAGAGTATAGAAAGGCTAATAAATTTAACTCTATAGAGGATATTAAAAACATTAGTGGCATAGGCGATAAGACATATGAGAATTTAAAAGATGATATATCAGTATCTGGTAAGACGACAGTGCAACCTAAGGTAAAAGAGATAAAAGATAAGTCAGCCAAAAAGACTAAAGAGCTAAAAGAGGATATTAACAATAAAACCGGTAAGACAAAAGATAATGCAAGCAAGAAAGGCAGTGAGATAAAAGATATTAAAAGCAGTGCCAAGGATAAGGTAAAAGAGAAGGCCAAAGAGGAAATAAGTAAGTAA